The following are from one region of the Methyloversatilis discipulorum genome:
- a CDS encoding helix-turn-helix domain-containing protein codes for MNTVESTRETLSNEQPVGPQVCCFVTEDPCQHADSLPQWSQEYLQLTSGEFRGRIVEMSSGPVQLFRESMDQVIDEKGHPRPSSYTFGVPINVHPDGYWQAQEVRRDSLLTLLPGEELHFRTPRMSDIFVAVIDADTLDGYAESVLGREVASVVARTQMQTLQSGAAMRYRQVLHEVMCCVQSTPEVLQHAASCQAVSESIINASLTALLSISERPERSRGGHAIHRAIVERARQYILANRDAPPSVSDLSVHLKMSRRGLHHAFMNVLGISPVTFLRYVRLHGVRKDLLHGGPDMSVSSAACKWGFWHMGMFSSYYKALFGESPSSTLKRPPQVRAQPWSSGTGDWPFPGLSD; via the coding sequence GTGAATACCGTTGAATCCACCCGCGAGACGCTGTCGAACGAACAGCCGGTCGGTCCCCAGGTGTGCTGTTTCGTCACCGAGGACCCCTGTCAGCACGCGGACAGCCTGCCGCAGTGGTCGCAGGAATACCTGCAGCTGACCAGCGGCGAGTTCCGCGGCCGCATCGTCGAAATGTCGTCCGGCCCGGTGCAGCTGTTCCGCGAGTCGATGGATCAGGTGATCGACGAGAAGGGCCATCCGCGGCCCTCCTCCTACACCTTCGGTGTGCCGATCAACGTGCATCCTGACGGCTACTGGCAGGCGCAGGAGGTGCGCCGCGACAGCCTGCTCACGCTGCTGCCGGGCGAGGAACTTCACTTCCGCACACCGCGGATGTCCGACATCTTCGTCGCCGTGATCGACGCCGACACGCTGGACGGCTACGCCGAATCGGTGCTCGGCCGCGAAGTCGCCAGCGTGGTGGCGCGCACGCAGATGCAGACGCTGCAGTCAGGTGCGGCGATGCGCTACCGGCAGGTGCTGCACGAGGTGATGTGCTGCGTGCAGTCGACTCCCGAGGTGCTGCAGCACGCGGCCTCCTGTCAGGCGGTGTCGGAATCCATCATCAATGCGTCGCTCACCGCGCTGCTGTCGATTTCCGAGCGGCCCGAGCGCAGCCGCGGCGGACACGCCATCCACCGCGCCATCGTCGAACGCGCACGGCAGTACATCCTTGCCAACCGCGACGCGCCACCGTCGGTCAGCGACCTCAGCGTTCATCTGAAGATGAGCCGGCGCGGCCTGCACCATGCCTTCATGAACGTGCTGGGCATCAGCCCGGTCACCTTCCTGCGCTACGTGCGCCTGCACGGCGTACGCAAGGACCTGCTGCATGGCGGCCCCGACATGTCGGTCAGCAGTGCCGCCTGCAAGTGGGGCTTCTGGCACATGGGCATGTTCTCGTCCTACTACAAGGCGCTGTTCGGCGAGTCGCCGTCGTCCACGTTGAAGCGCCCGCCGCAGGTGCGTGCCCAGCCGTGGTCCTCGGGAACCGGAGACTGGCCCTTCCCCGGGCTGTCTGACTGA
- a CDS encoding TorF family putative porin: protein MTKNFIRLPLAALALCAASVTVHAQETAAAPAYTISANVGLFSQYIFRGISYTQENPAVQGGFDLAHSSGAYLGIWGTNVSDLALSNATGEIDVYGGFAKTIDDWTFDVGFLQFIFPGGKYDLVGGGTESLNTLELNAAVTWKFIQLKYSYAVTDYFGFSKKAFGADSDGSDYIELNANYEFMPSWIANIHVGHQKVKNYDDYDFTDWKVGVTKNFEGGWQAAVAYVDTNADKNFYTICDNGIRCKDTGDSKWLLYVKRTF, encoded by the coding sequence ATGACAAAGAACTTCATTCGTCTCCCGCTGGCCGCGCTCGCGCTGTGCGCCGCTTCCGTCACCGTCCACGCGCAGGAAACGGCTGCCGCGCCGGCCTATACGATCAGCGCCAACGTGGGCCTGTTCTCGCAGTACATCTTCCGCGGCATCAGCTATACGCAGGAGAATCCGGCGGTGCAGGGCGGTTTCGACCTCGCGCACTCGAGCGGCGCCTACCTGGGCATCTGGGGTACCAATGTGAGCGATCTGGCGCTGTCGAACGCGACCGGCGAGATCGACGTGTACGGTGGCTTCGCCAAGACCATCGACGACTGGACCTTCGACGTCGGCTTCCTGCAGTTCATCTTTCCGGGTGGCAAGTACGACCTGGTCGGCGGCGGCACTGAAAGCCTGAACACGCTGGAACTGAACGCGGCGGTGACGTGGAAGTTCATCCAGCTGAAGTACTCGTACGCGGTGACCGACTACTTCGGTTTCAGCAAGAAGGCCTTCGGCGCAGACTCGGACGGATCGGACTACATCGAGCTGAACGCAAACTACGAGTTCATGCCGTCGTGGATCGCCAACATTCACGTCGGTCACCAGAAGGTGAAGAACTACGACGATTACGACTTCACGGACTGGAAGGTGGGCGTGACGAAGAACTTCGAAGGGGGCTGGCAGGCGGCAGTGGCGTATGTCGACACCAATGCGGACAAGAACTTCTACACGATCTGCGACAACGGCATCCGCTGCAAGGACACCGGCGACAGCAAGTGGCTGCTCTACGTGAAGCGTACCTTCTGA
- the peaA gene encoding quinohemoprotein amine dehydrogenase subunit alpha yields the protein MHRTVLNRRSQRALALATGLLTQLCVAGAYAAAPAGEALVNTKCASCHSAKGDGKWDRISESRRTPEGWDMTVARMSFAHGVKLSHDERGAIVKYLSDAYGLSPDESAAHRYIVDRTPSVVEHPENKLIGDTCARCHSYGRIAVQRRTEADWRKLVHFHVGQFPAIEIQAGGRDRNWFEIATGDASVELGKVYGFESDSWNKWKVQKPADASGSWRLVGHKPGTGAYEGMATVKRTGNDAYSVSMTVRYENGTSEQLSGSALVYTGHEWRATLKSGEREINQVMTLADGGRSLSGRWFESGYDAIGGTLRAVRADGVKPTVLSVQPAALKAGTRGRLVINGVGLDGDVSLGNGVKVLSVAERSAERVVVEVESAKDAVTGPREVKVGNARSGDALKVYQRIDYVKITPDHPMARVGGNGGSMNKVPAQLEALAYTVGADGKAGTADDVQLGAMPATWSFDNLNKVAAEMKDAKFAGRIDQTGLFMTNDAGPNPQRKYRTNNAGELKVTAAVKDGTRTVKATAPLIVTVQRFNDPPIR from the coding sequence ATGCACAGAACAGTACTCAACAGGAGGTCGCAGCGAGCGCTCGCGCTTGCCACCGGCCTGCTCACCCAGCTTTGCGTCGCCGGCGCCTACGCCGCCGCCCCGGCCGGCGAAGCGCTGGTCAACACCAAGTGCGCGTCCTGTCACTCCGCCAAGGGCGACGGCAAGTGGGATCGCATCAGCGAAAGCCGCCGCACACCGGAAGGCTGGGACATGACGGTCGCCCGCATGAGCTTCGCGCACGGCGTCAAGCTGAGCCACGACGAACGCGGCGCCATCGTCAAATACCTGTCGGACGCCTACGGCCTGTCGCCGGACGAATCGGCGGCGCACCGCTACATCGTCGACCGTACGCCCAGCGTGGTCGAGCACCCGGAGAACAAGCTGATTGGCGATACCTGCGCGCGCTGTCACTCCTATGGCCGCATCGCGGTGCAGCGTCGCACCGAGGCGGACTGGCGCAAGCTGGTGCATTTCCATGTAGGTCAGTTTCCGGCCATCGAAATCCAGGCCGGCGGCCGCGACCGCAACTGGTTCGAAATCGCGACCGGCGACGCCTCGGTCGAGCTGGGCAAGGTGTACGGCTTCGAGTCCGACAGCTGGAACAAGTGGAAGGTGCAGAAGCCGGCCGACGCGAGCGGCAGCTGGCGCCTGGTCGGCCACAAGCCGGGCACCGGAGCCTACGAAGGTATGGCCACCGTAAAGCGCACCGGCAACGACGCCTATTCGGTCAGCATGACCGTGCGCTACGAGAACGGTACGAGCGAACAGCTGAGCGGATCGGCTCTGGTCTACACCGGTCACGAATGGCGCGCCACGCTGAAGAGCGGCGAGCGCGAGATCAACCAGGTCATGACGCTGGCCGACGGTGGCCGGTCGCTGTCCGGGCGCTGGTTCGAGTCCGGTTACGACGCGATCGGCGGCACGCTGCGTGCCGTGCGAGCGGACGGTGTAAAGCCGACCGTGCTGTCGGTACAGCCGGCCGCGCTGAAGGCGGGCACGCGTGGCCGCCTGGTCATCAACGGTGTCGGTCTCGACGGCGACGTGAGCCTGGGCAATGGCGTGAAGGTGCTGTCGGTGGCCGAGCGCAGCGCCGAGCGCGTGGTGGTCGAGGTCGAGTCGGCGAAGGACGCCGTGACCGGCCCGCGCGAGGTGAAGGTGGGCAATGCGCGCAGCGGCGACGCGCTCAAGGTCTATCAGCGCATCGACTACGTGAAGATCACGCCCGACCACCCGATGGCCCGTGTCGGCGGCAACGGCGGCTCGATGAACAAGGTGCCGGCCCAGCTGGAAGCGCTGGCCTACACCGTCGGCGCCGACGGCAAGGCGGGTACGGCCGACGACGTGCAGCTCGGTGCGATGCCTGCGACCTGGTCCTTCGACAACCTGAACAAGGTGGCGGCGGAAATGAAGGACGCCAAGTTCGCCGGTCGCATCGACCAGACCGGCCTGTTCATGACCAACGACGCCGGCCCCAACCCGCAGCGCAAGTACCGCACCAACAACGCGGGCGAGCTGAAGGTGACCGCCGCGGTCAAGGACGGCACGCGCACGGTCAAGGCCACGGCGCCGCTCATCGTCACCGTGCAGCGCTTCAACGATCCCCCGATCCGCTGA
- the glnT gene encoding type III glutamate--ammonia ligase produces the protein MSPSEAQQFLKENEVKYILAQFVDIHGSAKTKSVPAEHYNTVVTDGAGFAGFAIWGMGMTPNVDADYMAVGDASTLSLVPWQPGYARIACDGHTHGKPHEYDTRVVLKKQLEQITARGWTFFTGMEPEFSLLRKVEGKILPADPGDTLSKPCYDYKGLSRARAFLERLSESLRAVGIDVYQIDHEDANGQFEINYTFTDALTSCDHYTFFKMGAAEIAAELGLICSFMPKPFSNRPGNGLHMHMSIGDGKRNLFEDKSDKNGLALSKLAYHWAAGLLKHAPALAALCCPTVNSYKRLVVGRSLTGATWAPAYICYGGNNRSGMIRSPGGRLELRLPDASCNAYLATAAVIAAGMDGVNNELDPGAPNNDNLYDYSQAQLDAAGIRVLPQNLHEALVALEKDEVIRAALGPVVDEFLRLKHMEWVEYMRHVSDWEVSSYLEFF, from the coding sequence CGAAGCACAGCAGTTCCTGAAGGAGAACGAGGTCAAGTACATCCTCGCGCAGTTCGTGGATATCCACGGTTCGGCCAAGACCAAGTCGGTTCCGGCCGAGCACTACAACACCGTGGTCACGGATGGCGCCGGCTTCGCCGGTTTTGCGATCTGGGGCATGGGCATGACGCCCAATGTCGATGCCGACTACATGGCCGTCGGCGACGCCTCGACGCTGTCGCTGGTGCCCTGGCAGCCGGGCTATGCCCGCATCGCCTGTGACGGTCACACCCACGGCAAGCCGCACGAATACGACACCCGCGTCGTGCTGAAGAAGCAGCTGGAGCAGATCACCGCCCGCGGCTGGACCTTCTTCACCGGCATGGAGCCGGAGTTCTCGCTGCTGCGCAAGGTCGAAGGCAAGATCCTGCCGGCCGACCCGGGCGACACGCTGTCCAAGCCCTGCTACGACTACAAGGGCCTGTCGCGCGCCCGCGCATTCCTTGAGCGCCTGTCCGAATCGCTGCGCGCGGTCGGCATCGACGTCTATCAGATCGACCACGAAGACGCGAACGGCCAATTCGAGATCAACTACACCTTCACCGACGCGCTGACCTCCTGCGACCACTACACCTTCTTCAAGATGGGTGCCGCCGAGATCGCCGCCGAACTGGGCCTGATCTGTTCCTTCATGCCCAAGCCCTTCTCGAACCGCCCGGGCAATGGCCTGCACATGCACATGAGCATCGGCGACGGCAAGCGCAACCTGTTCGAGGACAAGTCGGACAAGAACGGCCTCGCCCTGTCCAAGCTGGCCTACCACTGGGCTGCCGGTCTGCTCAAGCACGCGCCGGCGCTGGCCGCTCTGTGCTGCCCGACCGTCAATTCATACAAGCGTCTGGTGGTCGGCCGCTCGCTGACCGGCGCCACCTGGGCACCGGCCTACATCTGCTACGGCGGCAACAACCGCAGCGGCATGATCCGCAGCCCGGGCGGCCGCCTGGAACTGCGCCTGCCGGACGCGTCCTGCAATGCTTACCTCGCGACGGCCGCGGTCATCGCCGCCGGCATGGACGGGGTGAACAACGAGCTCGATCCGGGCGCGCCGAACAACGACAACCTGTACGACTACAGCCAGGCCCAGCTCGATGCGGCCGGCATCCGCGTACTGCCGCAGAACCTGCATGAGGCGCTGGTGGCGCTCGAGAAGGACGAAGTGATCCGTGCCGCACTCGGTCCGGTCGTCGATGAGTTCCTGCGCCTCAAGCATATGGAGTGGGTCGAGTACATGCGTCACGTTTCCGATTGGGAAGTGAGCAGCTACCTCGAATTCTTCTGA
- a CDS encoding class II glutamine amidotransferase gives MCGIVGLLVKTPALKERLGELMVPMLIGMTERGPDSAGLAVFGDTLAENSRKLSLYSGLTDDGADFNWHGLTHALKEHLDVDAHIDVKHNHAVLSFAVSPELVKRWLRENHPKLHILSTGRTIDLYKDIGTPAQVADRYDFKSMKGSHLVGHTRMATESAVTPDRAHPFTAGEDFCLVHNGSLSNPNSIRRKLTPAGIHFETDNDTEAACRFLEWRLREGDDLEVALQKGFDELDGFFTFLMGTPDKLALIRDPFACKPAVVAETDDYVAIASEFRSLAHLPGVKHANVFEPAPEEMYVWNA, from the coding sequence ATGTGTGGAATCGTGGGTTTGCTGGTCAAGACACCGGCATTGAAGGAACGCCTGGGCGAACTGATGGTGCCCATGCTGATCGGCATGACCGAGCGTGGTCCGGACTCGGCGGGTCTGGCCGTGTTCGGCGACACGCTGGCTGAGAACTCGCGCAAGCTGAGCCTGTACTCGGGCCTCACCGACGACGGTGCGGACTTCAACTGGCACGGCCTGACGCATGCGCTGAAGGAGCACCTCGATGTCGATGCGCACATCGACGTCAAGCACAACCACGCGGTGCTGTCCTTCGCCGTGTCGCCGGAACTGGTCAAGCGCTGGCTGCGCGAGAACCATCCGAAGCTGCACATCCTGAGCACCGGTCGCACCATCGACCTGTACAAGGACATCGGCACGCCGGCCCAGGTGGCCGACCGCTACGACTTCAAGTCGATGAAGGGTTCGCACCTGGTGGGCCACACCCGCATGGCGACCGAGTCGGCGGTGACGCCGGATCGCGCACACCCCTTCACCGCCGGCGAAGACTTCTGCCTGGTGCACAACGGTTCGCTGTCGAACCCGAACTCGATCCGCCGCAAGCTCACGCCGGCCGGCATCCACTTCGAAACCGACAACGACACCGAAGCGGCCTGCCGCTTCCTCGAATGGCGTCTGCGTGAAGGCGACGACCTGGAAGTCGCGCTGCAGAAGGGCTTCGACGAACTGGACGGCTTCTTCACCTTCCTGATGGGTACGCCGGACAAGCTCGCGCTGATCCGCGACCCCTTCGCCTGCAAGCCCGCTGTTGTGGCCGAAACCGACGACTACGTCGCGATCGCGTCGGAGTTCCGTTCGCTGGCCCACCTGCCTGGCGTCAAGCACGCCAACGTGTTCGAACCCGCGCCCGAGGAGATGTACGTATGGAACGCATGA
- a CDS encoding FMN-binding glutamate synthase family protein, which produces MDIKPVSFKRVSREESASFDRSVIDYIQNAAAHGLYEIRGMGAKRKLPHFDDLVFLAGSLSRYPLEGYREKCVTKTILGTRFAKKPLELDIPITVAGMSFGALSANVKESLGRAATEMGTTTTTGDGGMTPEERNSSKTLVYQCLPSRYGFNPDDVRRADAIEVVIGQGAKPGGGGMLLGQKVNPRVAKMRTLPQGVDQRSACRHPDWTGPDDLAIKIQELRELTDWEKPIYVKVGATRTFNDVKLAVHAGADVVVVDGMQGGTAATQTCYIEHIGIPTLAAVRQAVDALEDLNMKGEVQLIVSGGIRSGADVAKALAMGADAVAIGQGILYALGCNSETYIQNGQHMSALEGYDALGTTPGFCHHCHTGKCPVGVTTQDSVLEQRLQPDVGARRVKNYLKTLNMELTTIARACGKQNVHHLEREDLVALTLEAAAMARIPLAGTSWIPGHNGY; this is translated from the coding sequence ATGGACATCAAACCCGTATCGTTCAAGCGCGTCTCCCGCGAGGAGTCCGCCAGCTTCGACCGCAGCGTCATCGACTACATCCAGAACGCCGCGGCGCACGGCCTGTACGAAATCCGCGGCATGGGCGCCAAGCGCAAGCTGCCGCATTTCGACGACCTGGTCTTCCTCGCCGGTTCGCTGTCGCGTTACCCGCTCGAAGGCTATCGCGAGAAGTGCGTCACCAAGACCATTCTCGGCACCCGCTTCGCCAAGAAGCCGCTCGAGCTGGACATCCCGATCACCGTCGCCGGCATGAGCTTCGGCGCGCTGTCGGCCAACGTGAAGGAATCGCTGGGCCGTGCCGCCACCGAGATGGGCACCACCACGACCACCGGTGACGGCGGCATGACGCCGGAAGAGCGCAACTCGTCGAAGACGCTGGTGTATCAGTGCCTGCCGTCGCGTTACGGCTTCAACCCGGACGACGTGCGTCGCGCCGACGCCATCGAAGTGGTGATCGGCCAGGGCGCCAAGCCGGGCGGCGGCGGCATGCTGCTGGGCCAGAAGGTGAACCCGCGCGTGGCCAAGATGCGCACGCTGCCGCAAGGCGTCGACCAGCGCTCGGCCTGCCGTCACCCGGACTGGACCGGTCCGGACGATCTGGCGATCAAGATCCAGGAACTGCGCGAACTGACCGACTGGGAAAAGCCGATCTACGTGAAGGTCGGTGCCACCCGCACCTTCAACGACGTCAAGCTGGCTGTCCATGCCGGCGCCGACGTGGTGGTGGTCGATGGCATGCAGGGCGGCACCGCAGCTACCCAGACCTGCTACATCGAACACATCGGCATCCCGACGCTGGCTGCAGTCCGCCAGGCGGTCGATGCGCTGGAAGACCTGAACATGAAGGGCGAAGTGCAGCTCATCGTGTCCGGCGGCATCCGCAGCGGCGCCGACGTCGCCAAGGCGCTGGCCATGGGCGCCGATGCGGTCGCGATCGGCCAGGGCATCCTGTACGCGCTCGGCTGTAACTCGGAAACCTATATCCAGAACGGTCAGCACATGTCGGCGCTGGAAGGTTACGACGCGCTCGGCACCACGCCCGGCTTCTGCCACCACTGCCATACCGGCAAGTGCCCGGTCGGCGTGACCACGCAGGATTCGGTGCTCGAACAGCGCCTGCAGCCGGATGTCGGTGCCCGTCGCGTCAAGAACTACCTGAAGACGCTGAACATGGAGCTGACCACGATCGCTCGTGCCTGCGGCAAGCAGAACGTGCATCACCTGGAGCGCGAAGATCTGGTCGCCCTGACGCTGGAAGCCGCCGCCATGGCGCGCATCCCGCTGGCAGGCACCAGCTGGATCCCGGGCCACAACGGCTACTGA
- a CDS encoding protein glxC, translating into MERMTFDLASSSLTEMNTFLHKGLEEGDKRHISVLNPDGAHNIAVGLNQPVTVEVHGHAGYYAAGMNKHARVVIHGSAGTGVAENMMSGTVHVKGFASNGAGATAHGGLLVIDGDAGLRCGISLKGGDIVVGGSVGSFSGFMAQAGHMVICGDAGDALGDSLYEAVIYLRGNVKSLGADARFEDMTDADYATLAELLSKAGLEHDPKSFKRIASARSLYHWNADANQEY; encoded by the coding sequence ATGGAACGCATGACCTTTGATCTCGCCAGCTCGTCGCTGACCGAGATGAACACCTTCCTGCACAAGGGTCTTGAGGAGGGCGACAAGCGCCACATTTCAGTGCTGAACCCGGACGGCGCGCACAACATCGCAGTCGGCCTGAACCAGCCAGTCACGGTCGAGGTGCATGGCCATGCGGGTTACTACGCCGCCGGCATGAACAAGCACGCCCGCGTCGTCATCCACGGCAGCGCCGGCACCGGCGTGGCCGAGAACATGATGAGCGGCACCGTGCATGTGAAGGGTTTCGCCTCGAACGGCGCCGGCGCCACCGCCCACGGCGGTCTGCTGGTGATCGACGGTGACGCCGGCCTGCGCTGCGGCATTTCGCTGAAGGGCGGCGACATCGTCGTCGGCGGCAGCGTCGGCAGCTTCTCCGGCTTCATGGCCCAGGCCGGCCACATGGTCATCTGTGGCGACGCCGGCGACGCGCTCGGCGACTCGCTGTACGAAGCGGTCATCTACCTGCGCGGCAACGTCAAGTCGCTCGGTGCCGATGCACGTTTCGAGGACATGACCGACGCCGACTACGCGACGCTGGCCGAACTGCTGTCGAAGGCCGGTCTCGAGCACGACCCGAAGAGCTTCAAGCGCATCGCTTCCGCGCGTTCCCTGTACCACTGGAACGCCGACGCGAACCAGGAGTATTGA
- a CDS encoding DMT family transporter, whose translation MTGWLFLLGAIVAEVIATSALKQVEGLSRPLPLAFTVVGYVIAFSLMSLSLKTIPIGIAYAVWSGVGIVAISIIGLIAFGQRLDTAALAGIALIVSGVAVIQLFSKSQA comes from the coding sequence GTGACCGGCTGGCTCTTCCTGCTGGGCGCCATCGTTGCGGAAGTCATAGCAACGAGTGCGCTCAAGCAGGTCGAGGGCCTGTCACGTCCGCTGCCTCTGGCGTTCACGGTCGTCGGTTACGTCATCGCGTTTTCGCTGATGTCGCTGTCGCTGAAGACCATACCGATCGGCATCGCCTACGCGGTGTGGTCGGGCGTCGGCATCGTCGCGATATCAATAATCGGCCTCATCGCATTCGGCCAGCGACTCGATACGGCAGCGCTCGCGGGCATCGCCCTTATCGTGAGCGGGGTCGCCGTGATCCAGCTCTTTTCGAAGTCCCAGGCCTGA
- a CDS encoding APC family permease — translation MGTATAAAGKQEKISLLKVLGPVHVWALGVGIVLVGEYMGWNFSVAKGGAYGALIACWVIGLLYTCVAMIDSEVTSTVAAAGGQYTQAKHIIGPLMAFNVGLYLVMAYTMLEAADALVVGDLLHAVAAQYGAELDPKPFVVLTIAFLAWLNYRGVFMTLTVNFVITAFAVLAILVLFFSTTGIAGGESVLRHSELLTDLPYGWIGVLASLQFGMWYYLGIEGTCQAAEEVRSAGRSIPLGTMGGMMTLLIAASLTWYICTGLIPWEYLGQATTPLYDAARLTGNVELEVILFIGTMFAAIASANGCINDASRAWFSMSRDRYMPHWFGAVHPRYRTPYRAILFLIPIAVSFAFTGLLDQVITFSILSGLLGYTFMSFNIVRFRRLWPLGSIERGYVHPYHPLPCIVLGLLCGATYFATYLGYGTSLLSIMAFYILVSIWFVVRRYPYVKRGEQFTMPWPRPKGY, via the coding sequence ATGGGAACTGCAACTGCAGCGGCAGGGAAGCAGGAGAAGATTTCACTGCTGAAAGTGTTGGGCCCGGTGCACGTATGGGCACTGGGCGTCGGGATCGTGCTGGTCGGCGAGTACATGGGCTGGAACTTCTCGGTAGCGAAGGGCGGTGCCTACGGCGCGCTGATCGCCTGCTGGGTGATCGGCCTGCTCTATACCTGTGTGGCGATGATCGATTCCGAGGTGACCTCCACGGTCGCTGCGGCGGGTGGTCAGTACACGCAGGCCAAGCACATCATCGGGCCCTTGATGGCCTTCAACGTCGGCCTCTATCTGGTGATGGCCTACACCATGCTGGAGGCGGCCGACGCGCTGGTAGTCGGTGACCTGCTGCACGCGGTAGCGGCACAGTACGGCGCCGAGCTCGATCCCAAGCCCTTCGTGGTGCTGACGATCGCCTTCCTCGCCTGGCTGAACTACCGCGGCGTGTTCATGACGCTGACGGTGAACTTCGTCATCACCGCCTTCGCCGTGCTCGCCATCCTGGTGCTGTTCTTCAGCACCACCGGCATCGCCGGCGGCGAGAGCGTGCTGCGTCACAGCGAACTGCTGACCGATCTGCCCTACGGCTGGATCGGCGTACTCGCTTCGCTGCAGTTCGGCATGTGGTACTACCTCGGCATCGAAGGCACCTGCCAGGCGGCGGAAGAAGTGCGCTCGGCCGGCCGCTCGATTCCGCTCGGCACCATGGGCGGCATGATGACGCTGCTGATCGCGGCTTCGCTGACCTGGTACATCTGCACCGGCCTCATCCCGTGGGAATACCTGGGCCAGGCGACGACGCCGCTGTACGACGCGGCGCGACTGACCGGCAATGTCGAGCTCGAGGTGATCCTGTTCATCGGCACCATGTTCGCCGCCATCGCGTCGGCCAACGGCTGCATCAATGACGCCTCCCGTGCCTGGTTCTCGATGTCGCGCGACCGCTACATGCCGCACTGGTTCGGTGCCGTGCATCCGCGCTACCGCACGCCCTACCGCGCCATCCTGTTCCTGATCCCGATCGCCGTGTCCTTCGCCTTCACCGGGCTGCTCGATCAGGTGATCACCTTCTCCATCCTGTCGGGCCTGCTGGGTTACACCTTCATGTCCTTCAACATCGTGCGTTTCCGCCGGCTGTGGCCGCTGGGGTCGATCGAGCGCGGTTACGTGCATCCCTACCACCCGCTGCCCTGCATCGTGCTCGGCCTGCTGTGCGGCGCGACCTACTTCGCCACCTATCTGGGCTACGGCACCTCGCTGCTGTCCATCATGGCCTTCTACATCCTGGTGTCGATCTGGTTCGTCGTGCGTCGCTATCCCTACGTGAAGCGCGGCGAACAATTCACGATGCCGTGGCCGCGTCCGAAGGGCTACTGA